In Candidatus Nitrosarchaeum limnium SFB1, the following proteins share a genomic window:
- a CDS encoding V-type ATPase 116 kDa subunit, with translation MGTADLKLGSVILPRSESPQAISRLTEFEWFHKIDSANDLVTPEIDDLLLEAQKTFQSIDDVIKGMGIPLTVGIMEILFKGTVIKKKNYEINEIEDMINDLRKSAPSIIDKPASLLEEAANTRVSIEEYKSLRDTLEVIRKMQIDLTGFGLMRYFFTNLFVIDSADYEEINRSLEGVTIYKYDLENKEKSALLIISNVEESDKVLKILRSFNSNTFKIPEGFPQIPSEAYALAESKIKELTAKQVSISKEIAGLKKKIRQDILVIHEKALVAKDVLEMLRKPGGTKNFAVIQGYIPKKMEEKFKDSTKQWMSVVEDISDPKLIDESPTLFDNKKFVRTFEVITKSQGIPKKGEPDPTPMIALMWPIFYGLMFADMGHGLLLMGLGLLFKVKGQGDLARWGMLIAISGASAAIAGVGTGEMFGYHISHMGPFEGILEEGGALHSVSWIVGILSVAELTFDQVINILKVSLFIGIIHLVWAMVLRVRRLAQEGHKLVMFTEAIPNITLYGGIVVIMMCAIGSQYDVMNMYSKVHIEAVPWVTVFLGDWAQVWIITRISVIIVIASMVLMMVGGILHAKKHPEDGGDPASVLMEVLLGKTVESLAHTISYARLGIMLLVHAALLMTVNNAFVSLGGAASGGAMAMIIGGNLGIMMIEGLIVYIQSLRLHLYEFFTKWYVGGSQPFRQIRPELIYNQFIWKRK, from the coding sequence TTGGGAACCGCAGATCTAAAACTAGGAAGTGTCATTTTGCCAAGAAGTGAATCTCCACAGGCAATTTCCAGATTAACTGAGTTTGAATGGTTTCATAAGATTGATTCTGCAAATGATCTTGTAACACCTGAGATAGATGATCTATTATTAGAGGCACAAAAAACATTCCAATCAATTGATGATGTAATCAAGGGTATGGGGATTCCGCTAACAGTGGGAATTATGGAGATACTCTTCAAAGGGACTGTAATTAAGAAAAAAAATTATGAAATTAATGAAATTGAGGATATGATAAATGACTTGAGAAAATCTGCTCCTTCAATTATAGATAAACCTGCTAGTCTGTTAGAGGAAGCTGCAAATACTAGAGTTTCTATTGAGGAATACAAATCTCTCAGAGATACTTTAGAAGTAATTAGAAAAATGCAGATCGATCTTACGGGATTTGGATTAATGAGGTATTTTTTTACAAATCTTTTCGTTATTGATTCTGCAGATTATGAAGAGATTAATCGCTCCCTTGAAGGGGTTACCATTTACAAATATGATTTAGAGAATAAAGAAAAATCTGCTCTTTTAATAATTTCTAATGTAGAAGAATCTGACAAAGTTTTAAAAATTTTAAGAAGTTTCAATTCTAATACTTTTAAAATTCCTGAAGGATTTCCACAAATTCCTAGTGAAGCATATGCATTGGCCGAATCCAAAATAAAAGAACTGACAGCAAAACAAGTTTCAATATCTAAAGAAATTGCAGGGTTAAAGAAAAAAATTCGTCAAGATATTCTTGTTATTCATGAAAAGGCTCTAGTTGCAAAAGATGTGCTTGAGATGTTAAGAAAACCTGGAGGTACTAAAAATTTTGCAGTGATTCAAGGATATATTCCAAAGAAAATGGAAGAGAAATTCAAAGACTCTACAAAACAATGGATGTCAGTAGTTGAGGATATATCCGATCCAAAACTAATTGACGAGTCACCAACATTATTTGATAATAAAAAATTTGTAAGAACATTTGAAGTAATTACAAAAAGTCAAGGCATTCCAAAGAAAGGAGAGCCAGATCCAACTCCAATGATTGCATTGATGTGGCCAATTTTTTACGGCCTGATGTTTGCAGATATGGGTCACGGATTATTACTAATGGGATTAGGTCTATTATTCAAAGTAAAAGGACAGGGAGATCTTGCAAGATGGGGAATGTTAATTGCAATTTCCGGTGCATCAGCTGCGATTGCAGGTGTTGGTACAGGAGAAATGTTCGGATATCATATTTCACATATGGGACCATTTGAAGGAATCCTAGAAGAAGGTGGTGCACTACATTCCGTAAGCTGGATTGTAGGGATATTGAGTGTTGCAGAACTTACATTTGATCAAGTCATTAACATTTTGAAAGTTTCATTATTCATTGGAATTATCCATCTGGTTTGGGCAATGGTTTTGCGTGTCAGAAGATTAGCACAAGAAGGACACAAACTTGTAATGTTTACAGAGGCAATTCCAAACATCACACTTTATGGTGGAATTGTTGTAATTATGATGTGTGCAATTGGTTCACAATATGATGTAATGAACATGTATTCTAAAGTACACATAGAAGCAGTTCCTTGGGTAACTGTATTTTTAGGTGATTGGGCACAAGTTTGGATAATTACAAGAATTTCAGTAATAATTGTAATTGCATCAATGGTATTGATGATGGTCGGCGGAATTTTACATGCAAAGAAACATCCAGAAGATGGTGGAGATCCTGCAAGTGTTCTAATGGAAGTATTACTAGGAAAGACTGTAGAAAGTTTAGCTCATACAATTAGTTATGCTCGACTTGGAATCATGTTACTTGTACATGCAGCATTATTAATGACTGTAAACAATGCATTTGTTTCCTTAGGTGGAGCTGCATCAGGCGGAGCTATGGCAATGATTATTGGGGGAAACTTGGGAATCATGATGATTGAGGGATTGATTGTCTATATCCAGTCACTCAGATTGCATTTGTACGAATTCTTTACAAAATGGTATGTTGGTGGATCTCAACCATTTAGACAAATTAGACCAGAATTAATCTACAATCAATTCATTTGGAAAAGAAAATAA
- a CDS encoding hypothetical protein (hypothetical protein Nmar_1704) gives MQYFQAVQEGKQRASKSQMKMFEVAGFGMLTLTTKKIDGKFFPVGEEDYVAVINSPDGFVAILADKDGFTKAQSKALEKNEALSIYKKLRESGIPEYPESEIQIWSERRPTVQNKISE, from the coding sequence ATGCAGTATTTTCAAGCAGTGCAGGAAGGAAAACAAAGAGCAAGTAAATCACAAATGAAAATGTTTGAAGTTGCAGGTTTTGGAATGCTGACATTAACTACAAAAAAAATCGATGGTAAGTTTTTTCCAGTTGGAGAAGAAGATTATGTTGCAGTAATTAATTCGCCTGATGGATTTGTTGCTATTTTGGCTGATAAAGACGGGTTTACAAAAGCTCAATCAAAAGCACTAGAAAAAAATGAAGCATTATCAATTTACAAAAAATTAAGAGAATCTGGTATTCCAGAATATCCAGAAAGTGAGATCCAAATTTGGTCAGAGCGACGTCCAACGGTACAAAATAAAATTTCTGAATAA
- a CDS encoding H(+)-transporting two-sector ATPase encodes MGGAKNVYASVKSYSKRGKLLKKADFQTLAESRDLDELMTRIKNTVYGDSVAEVEKPYTSQGIESALRSHLADTHYSIAKTSGNSGVLDAYYMKFIVSNLKSILKGKALGKSQEEIETHVNLHAEELIKQRDIVIKALVAKDLEEAVASLNSVHFGDEIAKAAALYNEKKNIQIFDTYFDKILIQHLAGAMKNYTDKDATKVVGMDIDFYNILSVIRGKFWGLQEEQIQDLIVSQTPTAKELLGRMISAATTRDAFNELSNTKYKSLVPQTEKELDAIAEFERAFEKAIYQTSLRSFTKMFSFATIVGITKLTTFEVRNLAAIAFAVEQKIPTEVTMSKLILEEE; translated from the coding sequence ATGGGTGGCGCAAAAAATGTCTATGCCTCTGTAAAATCATACAGTAAACGAGGTAAATTATTAAAAAAAGCTGATTTTCAAACCCTAGCAGAATCAAGGGATCTTGATGAATTAATGACTAGGATAAAAAATACGGTTTATGGCGACTCAGTTGCAGAAGTAGAAAAACCATATACCTCACAGGGTATTGAATCGGCTTTAAGAAGTCACCTGGCAGATACACATTATTCCATTGCAAAAACATCAGGTAATTCTGGTGTTTTAGATGCATATTATATGAAATTCATTGTTTCTAATTTAAAATCAATTTTAAAAGGAAAAGCTTTAGGAAAATCTCAAGAAGAAATTGAGACTCATGTTAATCTTCATGCTGAAGAACTTATCAAACAGAGAGATATTGTCATAAAAGCATTAGTTGCAAAAGATCTTGAAGAAGCAGTTGCAAGCTTGAATTCAGTTCATTTTGGTGATGAAATTGCAAAGGCTGCAGCATTATACAATGAGAAAAAAAACATACAAATTTTCGATACATATTTTGATAAAATTTTAATTCAACATTTAGCTGGTGCAATGAAAAATTATACTGATAAAGATGCCACTAAAGTAGTTGGAATGGATATTGACTTTTACAATATTTTGAGTGTGATCAGAGGTAAGTTCTGGGGATTGCAAGAAGAGCAGATTCAAGACTTGATTGTTTCACAAACTCCAACTGCTAAAGAATTGTTAGGAAGAATGATCTCTGCTGCAACAACAAGAGATGCATTTAACGAATTATCTAATACAAAATACAAAAGCCTAGTTCCTCAAACAGAAAAAGAATTAGATGCAATTGCTGAATTTGAAAGAGCTTTTGAAAAGGCAATTTATCAAACATCATTAAGATCTTTTACGAAAATGTTTAGTTTTGCTACAATAGTAGGTATTACAAAATTAACTACATTTGAAGTTAGAAATTTGGCAGCCATAGCATTTGCAGTTGAACAAAAAATACCCACTGAAGTAACAATGTCAAAATTAATTCTTGAAGAAGAATAA
- a CDS encoding hypothetical protein (hypothetical protein Nmar_1703) produces MNPKIFVIVAIIALAAALGGILLSGSSFINSTQKNDNQTTSYESQKILPVTIELNDVSILDITKRSAIIETSFKISNPNPSSIIIQVMDYQLFETGFSNDSQISGGQIGSRPEGMVEFGSNYYTLLGDSTITLKDKKVLQNTGNTPELWAVLENNTAKWRVSGDIYFNLSSMTSGHENQIHFDLKK; encoded by the coding sequence ATGAATCCAAAAATTTTTGTAATTGTTGCAATTATTGCGTTAGCTGCAGCTCTTGGTGGGATTCTCTTATCAGGTTCATCTTTTATTAACTCTACTCAAAAAAATGATAATCAAACAACATCGTATGAATCTCAGAAAATATTGCCAGTCACTATTGAACTCAATGATGTTTCAATTCTTGATATAACAAAAAGATCTGCAATAATTGAGACCTCATTTAAAATCAGTAATCCTAATCCTAGTTCTATAATTATTCAAGTAATGGATTATCAATTATTTGAAACAGGATTCTCTAATGATAGTCAAATATCAGGTGGACAGATTGGTAGTAGACCTGAAGGTATGGTCGAGTTTGGCTCAAATTACTATACTCTACTTGGCGATAGCACAATCACTCTAAAAGATAAAAAAGTTTTACAAAATACTGGTAACACTCCAGAATTATGGGCAGTGCTAGAAAATAATACAGCAAAATGGCGAGTTAGTGGAGACATTTACTTTAATCTAAGCTCAATGACTAGTGGTCATGAAAATCAAATTCATTTTGATTTGAAAAAATAG
- a CDS encoding H+transporting two-sector ATPase alpha/beta subunit central region, with amino-acid sequence MAAQGRIVWVSGPAVKADGMSDAKMYETVVVGNSKLVGEVIRLTGDVAFIQVYESTSGLKPGEPVVGTGNPLSVLLGPGIIGQIYDGIQRPLKELSKVSGSFIGRGITTTPVDMVKKYHFVPSVSNGDVISAGNVLGTVQETDLITNSILVPPDHPGGKISNVVSEGDYDLETVLCTSEKDGQKIPLKMYHRWPVRKPRPYHTRYDPTVPLLTGQRVIDTFFPIAKGGTGSIPGAFGTGKTVTLHQIAKWADSQVVVYIGCGERGNEMTEVLVEFPHLKDPRSGKPLMDRTVLVANTSNMPVAAREASIYTGVTIAEYYRDMGYDVVLVADSTSRWAESLREMSGRLEEMPAEEGYPSYLASRLAEFYERAGRVKAVGSPDRDGSVTLVGAVSPSGGDFTEPVTTHTMRFIKTFWALDAKLAYSRHYPSINWMNSYSGYLGDIAKWWTENINSDWLSLRSEAYGVLQREDTLKEIVRLLGPEALPDEEKLILEVARMVKIGHLQQNSFDDVDTYCSPQKQYKLLKLLVDFYRRGQQALKEGASLADIRALAIVSTLLKARMDIKDNEMAKLDQLDIDMKEQFKSITGVKVSN; translated from the coding sequence ATGGCAGCACAAGGAAGAATTGTTTGGGTAAGCGGTCCAGCAGTTAAAGCTGATGGAATGTCTGATGCAAAAATGTATGAGACTGTTGTTGTTGGTAACTCAAAATTAGTTGGCGAAGTAATTCGTTTAACAGGCGACGTTGCATTTATTCAAGTTTATGAATCTACAAGTGGATTAAAACCAGGAGAGCCTGTTGTAGGTACTGGAAACCCACTTAGCGTTTTATTGGGTCCAGGTATTATTGGACAAATCTATGACGGAATTCAAAGACCATTAAAAGAATTATCCAAAGTTTCTGGCTCATTTATTGGAAGAGGTATTACAACCACTCCAGTAGACATGGTAAAAAAATATCATTTTGTACCATCTGTTAGTAATGGTGATGTTATATCTGCAGGAAATGTTCTTGGAACTGTACAAGAAACTGATCTAATTACAAATTCTATCTTAGTACCACCAGATCATCCTGGTGGAAAGATTTCAAATGTTGTAAGTGAAGGAGATTATGATTTAGAAACCGTATTATGTACAAGTGAAAAAGATGGACAAAAAATTCCTCTCAAAATGTATCACAGATGGCCTGTTAGAAAACCTCGTCCATATCATACTAGATATGATCCAACAGTTCCGCTCCTTACTGGACAACGTGTTATTGACACATTTTTCCCAATTGCAAAAGGTGGTACTGGTTCTATTCCAGGTGCATTTGGAACTGGAAAAACAGTCACACTACACCAAATTGCAAAATGGGCTGATTCTCAAGTTGTCGTATACATTGGATGTGGTGAAAGAGGAAATGAAATGACAGAAGTACTTGTTGAATTTCCACATCTTAAAGATCCACGTAGTGGCAAACCCCTTATGGATAGAACAGTTTTGGTTGCAAATACAAGTAATATGCCAGTGGCTGCAAGAGAAGCAAGTATCTACACCGGCGTAACAATTGCTGAATATTATAGAGATATGGGCTATGATGTTGTACTTGTAGCAGACTCTACAAGTAGATGGGCAGAATCCCTCAGAGAAATGAGTGGAAGATTAGAAGAGATGCCTGCAGAAGAAGGTTATCCATCATATTTGGCATCAAGATTAGCAGAATTTTATGAAAGAGCAGGTCGTGTTAAAGCTGTTGGCAGTCCAGATCGTGATGGTTCAGTTACATTAGTAGGCGCTGTTTCACCATCAGGTGGAGACTTTACAGAACCAGTTACAACTCACACAATGAGATTTATCAAAACATTCTGGGCATTGGATGCAAAACTTGCTTACTCTCGACATTATCCTTCAATTAACTGGATGAACAGCTATTCTGGTTATCTTGGTGATATCGCAAAATGGTGGACTGAAAATATCAATAGTGATTGGTTATCTCTTAGAAGTGAAGCATATGGTGTTTTACAAAGAGAAGATACACTAAAAGAAATTGTCAGACTATTAGGTCCAGAAGCATTACCTGATGAAGAAAAACTAATTTTGGAAGTTGCAAGAATGGTAAAGATTGGTCATTTACAACAAAACTCATTTGATGATGTTGATACCTATTGCAGCCCACAAAAACAATACAAATTATTAAAATTACTAGTTGACTTCTACAGACGAGGTCAACAAGCACTAAAGGAAGGTGCATCATTAGCAGATATCCGTGCATTGGCTATTGTGTCTACATTGCTTAAAGCAAGAATGGATATCAAAGATAATGAAATGGCAAAACTAGATCAATTAGACATTGATATGAAGGAACAATTCAAATCTATTACAGGAGTGAAAGTTTCAAATTGA
- a CDS encoding ammonium transporter: MNSRNRKYALLLVVSVAITAAGAMSQAFAQSVNDGMDGYVKGTSGIYTGNPNECWYDDGEGNMLPCKVDTGDMAWMLTATSLVLFMSPGVGFFYGGLARSKNVVNVLGMTLIVMGLMSVQWVLWGYSLAFGPIDSDANMFMGSLQYVGFNDVSHFAPLGEPGPCADTWSAAYQMNAMVEGDVCGQGWPNTIPHQLFAMFQATFAIITPILIIGGLIDRIKFSALIIFILLWATFVYDPVAHWVWGGGYIGGGAIDLNPDLSPSFALDFAGGTVVHITSGFSALAGALILGRRLGYGKVPMEPHNIPMVVLGAGILWFGWFGFNAGSEVMVDGITVSAWTVTNTATGMAAITWVLMSWAHTGKPSIVGAASGAVAGLVAITPASGWVGPMASIIIGIAAGTICYACVSFKNARKWDDALDVWGVHGMGGLTGAILTGTLASPHIWDTGDGIGAWTGTPEGMEQQAISIIGAAISVGYAFGVTIVILKIMDAVWPGGIRVTPKEEEIGLDLAQHGERAYVNE; encoded by the coding sequence ATGAATTCTAGGAATCGCAAGTATGCTCTATTACTTGTGGTCTCAGTAGCCATTACAGCAGCTGGTGCAATGTCTCAGGCATTTGCACAAAGCGTTAATGATGGTATGGACGGATACGTTAAAGGAACTAGTGGGATTTACACTGGTAATCCTAACGAATGTTGGTATGATGATGGCGAAGGCAACATGCTACCCTGTAAAGTTGATACAGGTGATATGGCATGGATGTTGACTGCTACTTCATTAGTACTCTTCATGTCACCCGGCGTAGGTTTCTTTTATGGTGGATTAGCCAGATCAAAGAACGTCGTCAATGTACTTGGTATGACCTTAATCGTTATGGGTCTAATGTCAGTACAATGGGTTCTATGGGGATACTCTCTAGCATTTGGTCCAATTGATAGTGATGCAAACATGTTCATGGGCTCACTTCAATATGTTGGCTTCAACGACGTCTCTCACTTTGCACCATTAGGTGAACCTGGTCCATGTGCAGACACATGGTCAGCAGCTTACCAGATGAATGCGATGGTAGAAGGCGATGTTTGTGGTCAAGGTTGGCCAAATACTATACCTCACCAATTATTCGCAATGTTCCAAGCAACATTCGCAATTATTACACCAATTCTAATTATTGGTGGATTAATTGACAGAATTAAGTTCAGCGCATTGATTATATTCATACTCCTATGGGCTACCTTCGTTTATGATCCAGTTGCACACTGGGTTTGGGGCGGTGGTTACATCGGAGGAGGCGCAATAGATCTTAATCCTGATCTGTCTCCGTCGTTTGCATTAGACTTTGCTGGTGGTACTGTAGTACACATTACTTCTGGATTCTCTGCATTAGCAGGTGCCTTAATCCTTGGCAGAAGACTTGGATATGGTAAGGTACCTATGGAACCACACAACATTCCAATGGTAGTCCTCGGAGCAGGAATACTCTGGTTTGGATGGTTTGGTTTTAACGCAGGAAGCGAAGTAATGGTAGACGGCATTACTGTAAGCGCATGGACTGTTACAAATACTGCAACAGGTATGGCTGCTATTACTTGGGTCTTGATGTCATGGGCACATACAGGAAAACCAAGTATTGTAGGAGCTGCATCAGGTGCAGTAGCAGGATTGGTCGCAATCACCCCAGCTTCAGGTTGGGTAGGTCCGATGGCTTCAATTATAATTGGTATTGCAGCTGGAACCATTTGTTATGCATGTGTATCTTTCAAGAACGCACGCAAATGGGACGACGCATTAGATGTATGGGGAGTACACGGAATGGGTGGTCTTACAGGTGCTATTTTGACTGGTACATTAGCTAGTCCACACATTTGGGATACCGGTGACGGTATTGGTGCATGGACTGGTACTCCAGAAGGAATGGAACAGCAAGCAATCAGCATCATAGGTGCAGCCATTTCAGTAGGCTATGCATTTGGTGTTACAATTGTAATCCTCAAAATAATGGATGCCGTATGGCCTGGCGGAATCAGAGTAACTCCTAAAGAAGAGGAGATTGGTCTTGATTTGGCTCAGCACGGAGAAAGAGCGTACGTTAACGAATAA
- a CDS encoding hypothetical protein (hypothetical protein Nmar_1699), with the protein MKIKSGTQLSIFDTFKTKEMELTGEANRQRSIIAILANNSNPAERTRTGISQKIAKKQEIAWKNIYSGIFRDLDEILIPLEIAKEDGRLPMRRGPKALQEKGIPYYHLTKKGILVALSISEVKNKEQLLEKFFSEADSKEKEYEKTIRNLSENIPNFTYSIFQKYVKAFCDNKIKNLLPFDLSKLKDISDESLVIQKEILEAFLKLSKQDKDEAIKFLNEIT; encoded by the coding sequence ATGAAGATAAAATCAGGCACACAGTTATCGATATTTGACACATTTAAGACAAAAGAGATGGAATTAACTGGAGAGGCAAACAGACAAAGATCAATTATTGCAATATTAGCAAATAATTCTAATCCAGCCGAAAGAACAAGAACAGGTATTTCTCAGAAAATCGCAAAGAAACAAGAAATTGCTTGGAAGAATATCTATTCTGGAATTTTTAGAGATCTAGATGAAATTTTGATTCCTTTGGAAATTGCCAAAGAAGACGGAAGACTACCTATGAGACGTGGACCGAAGGCACTTCAAGAAAAGGGGATTCCATATTACCACTTGACAAAAAAAGGAATTCTAGTGGCATTATCCATTAGTGAAGTTAAAAATAAAGAGCAATTATTGGAAAAATTTTTTTCGGAAGCAGATTCTAAAGAAAAAGAATATGAAAAGACAATTAGAAATTTATCAGAAAATATTCCCAATTTTACATATTCAATTTTTCAAAAATATGTAAAGGCGTTTTGTGATAATAAAATTAAAAATTTACTCCCATTTGATCTCTCAAAACTTAAGGATATTTCTGATGAATCGTTAGTTATTCAAAAGGAGATTTTAGAAGCCTTTTTGAAACTATCAAAACAAGATAAAGATGAAGCCATCAAATTCCTTAATGAAATTACTTAA
- a CDS encoding H+transporting two-sector ATPase E subunit: MGSNSALEQTIDKILTQTEKTILSNLHSALTESNQVLDDSIPKLEQEYDKIISDGKKEADKIEKQLVGSSDIGARNSALLVLEKAVDDVFTKAIEQISNMERSGDYSKLIKTLLDESTKILGTTKVVIYTNSKDKDVVQSVLSQFSGAELSSETITCIGGVIVKSKAGAMKFDNTLDARIQRLKPLIRKEIATKFGVGN; encoded by the coding sequence TTGGGATCTAATTCGGCGTTAGAACAAACAATTGACAAAATTCTTACTCAAACTGAAAAAACCATACTATCCAATCTTCATTCTGCTTTAACTGAATCCAACCAAGTTCTTGATGATTCTATTCCTAAATTAGAGCAAGAATATGATAAAATCATCTCAGATGGTAAAAAAGAGGCAGACAAGATTGAAAAACAACTTGTTGGAAGTTCAGATATAGGTGCTCGAAATAGTGCACTTTTGGTATTAGAAAAAGCAGTTGATGATGTATTTACAAAAGCAATTGAACAAATTTCAAATATGGAACGTAGCGGCGATTATTCTAAATTAATAAAAACTCTATTAGATGAATCAACTAAAATTTTAGGTACCACAAAAGTTGTAATTTATACAAATTCTAAAGATAAAGATGTGGTACAATCTGTTCTGTCACAATTTTCTGGTGCAGAATTGTCTTCTGAAACAATTACTTGTATTGGAGGTGTTATAGTAAAATCCAAAGCAGGTGCAATGAAATTTGACAATACACTTGATGCAAGAATTCAACGTCTGAAGCCTTTAATAAGGAAAGAAATTGCCACAAAATTCGGAGTAGGTAATTAG
- a CDS encoding rhodanese domain-containing protein: protein MLITSTELNSILNDPNIIIADTRSFKEYSEGHIPGAVNLDLFAFHWIDTTKQGIENFNNQSKNLLSFLGVTPEKKVIFYDSVSGMLAARGVWLLHYFSHQNVSMLDGGFTKWKKENLPIETKLNGFKPSLFSGKINPEIISGFEYIKENLDNVKIIDVRSSGEYDGNVIRAAQSGHIPNSINIDWNQNLNNDGTLKNNDELAKMYNFPKDTEIITYCQGAYRAANTFLVLKKLGFKSVRVYLGSWGEWGNKLELPIEK from the coding sequence ATGTTAATCACTTCAACAGAACTTAACTCGATACTAAATGATCCTAATATCATAATAGCTGACACTCGTTCATTCAAAGAATATTCTGAAGGTCATATTCCAGGAGCTGTGAACTTGGATCTTTTTGCATTTCATTGGATTGATACAACAAAACAGGGGATTGAAAATTTCAATAATCAATCAAAAAATCTCCTTTCATTTCTTGGAGTTACACCGGAAAAAAAAGTAATCTTTTATGATTCTGTTTCTGGAATGCTTGCAGCCAGAGGTGTTTGGTTGTTACACTATTTCTCTCATCAAAATGTTTCTATGTTAGATGGAGGATTTACTAAATGGAAAAAAGAAAATCTACCAATTGAAACAAAATTAAATGGTTTCAAACCGTCTTTGTTTTCTGGTAAAATTAATCCAGAGATTATTTCTGGATTTGAATATATTAAAGAAAATTTGGATAATGTAAAAATTATTGATGTTCGTTCATCAGGAGAATATGACGGAAATGTCATTCGAGCAGCACAATCTGGGCATATTCCAAATTCAATCAATATTGATTGGAATCAAAATCTCAATAACGATGGTACTTTAAAAAATAATGATGAACTAGCCAAAATGTACAATTTTCCAAAAGACACTGAAATCATCACTTATTGTCAAGGGGCTTATAGAGCTGCTAATACATTTTTAGTTTTGAAAAAATTAGGTTTCAAAAGTGTTCGAGTTTATTTGGGTTCTTGGGGAGAATGGGGAAATAAATTAGAACTTCCAATAGAAAAATAA
- a CDS encoding hypothetical protein (hypothetical protein Nmar_1701), protein MMGDRDFRSIVKNAVDTIGRELEIQIDAKNIKTIHLKEVVQCLRRSYYDRIDPKEVERRGFNDLLSGLLRKLHYGSDPKEFSIDEIKLRGQADMIADDSIVLFRPSKTVIEAPVANDLLYLNACMWIYDKTDGIIVYITGDREEIMFSLTRDKKMFEEIIRRVRVLNDLLKEQKTPILEPSNDCAECQYYQRCFTTKKNTKQVSLAEMIGLGKD, encoded by the coding sequence ATGATGGGCGATAGAGACTTTCGAAGTATAGTAAAAAATGCAGTGGATACTATTGGAAGAGAATTAGAAATTCAAATTGATGCAAAGAACATAAAAACAATCCATCTCAAAGAAGTAGTCCAGTGTCTTAGACGCTCATATTATGATAGGATTGATCCTAAAGAAGTCGAAAGAAGAGGTTTTAATGATTTACTTTCAGGATTGCTTCGAAAATTACATTATGGTAGTGACCCAAAAGAATTTTCAATTGATGAAATAAAATTAAGAGGTCAGGCAGATATGATTGCCGATGATTCTATTGTTTTGTTTAGACCTTCTAAAACAGTTATAGAAGCACCTGTGGCAAACGATCTACTTTACCTTAATGCATGTATGTGGATTTATGATAAAACAGATGGAATTATTGTTTACATTACTGGGGATAGAGAAGAGATCATGTTTTCATTAACACGTGACAAAAAAATGTTTGAAGAGATCATTAGAAGAGTTAGAGTTCTAAATGATCTGCTCAAGGAACAAAAAACACCAATTTTAGAACCATCTAATGATTGTGCAGAATGCCAATATTATCAAAGATGTTTCACTACAAAGAAAAACACTAAACAGGTTTCATTAGCTGAAATGATAGGTTTAGGTAAAGACTAG
- a CDS encoding hypothetical protein (hypothetical protein CENSYa_1457), protein MIRFPKKKTEITTEVITNTIWVSSFLAMILSLPPLGLFLGLYFLTGNIIVGAVIGFGVHFLTLVFSSKISKFLTNIMS, encoded by the coding sequence ATGATAAGATTTCCAAAGAAAAAAACTGAAATTACTACAGAGGTAATAACCAACACCATCTGGGTTAGCTCATTTTTGGCTATGATTTTGTCATTACCCCCCTTAGGACTATTTCTTGGACTCTATTTTTTAACAGGAAATATCATAGTGGGAGCAGTCATTGGTTTTGGAGTTCATTTTCTAACATTAGTATTTTCAAGTAAAATTTCAAAATTTTTGACAAATATTATGAGTTAA